The following coding sequences are from one Diospyros lotus cultivar Yz01 chromosome 7, ASM1463336v1, whole genome shotgun sequence window:
- the LOC127806727 gene encoding glycerophosphocholine acyltransferase 1, whose product MSSNDETLDDVNGETFEKPNQRIKDRSKKVAQTKEILSKQAVKSKEILSKQAVKIAKQAEEHERFINKVTHLCGVLSFGAFCFVLGARPQDIPYVYCFFYVTFVPLRWIYYRFKKWHYYLLDFCYYANTIFLVMLLFYPRNEKLFMVCFSFAEGPLAWALIVWRCSLVFSSLDKLVSVLIHLLPGIVFFTLRWWDPAFFAAMHPEGTAQRASWPYAENRSYLWTWLFLVPLAAYTLWQVLYFLIVNVLRRQRLLRDPEVMTSYRELSKKAQKANNVWWRLSGLLGEQNRLFMYILLQMIFTVATTALAVPIFLSYRLHVIFQILKVSATIWNGGSFLLEVMPRQVILKEKKKTEVQPGEIRHHQPTDAIDSTKQQES is encoded by the exons ATGTCGAGCAACGACGAGACCCTGGACGACGTGAATGGGGAAACGTTTGAGAAGCCGAATCAGAGGATCAAAGACCGATCTAAG AAAGTGGCTCAAACCAAAGAGATATTGTCGAAGCAAGCGGTTAAGTCCAAGGAGATATTGTCCAAGCAAGCGGTTAAGATCGCTAAACAGGCCGAAGAACATGAAAGATTCATCAACAAG GTGACTCATCTCTGTGGTGTTCTCAGTTTTGGAGCATTTTGCTTTGTTTTGGGTGCAA GGCCTCAAGATATTCCCTATGTATATTGTTTTTTCTATGTCACCTTCGTTCCTCTTCGATGGATCTATTACCGGTTCAAGAAATGGCATTATTACCTTTTG GACTTCTGCTATTACGCAAATACTATCTTCTTGGTGATGCTTTTGTTCTATCCAAGAAATGAAAAGCTTTTCATGGTTTGTTTCTCATTTGCAGAG GGGCCATTAGCATGGGCATTGATTGTGTGGCGTTGCAGCTTAGTTTTTAGTTCCCTTGACAAACTTGTAAGCGTCCTCATCCATCTTTTGCCCG gGATAGTTTTCTTTACACTCCGCTGGTGGGACCCTGCATTCTTTGCGGCCATGCATCCTGAGGGCACTGCTCAGAGAGCATCGTGGCCATATGCAGAAAATAGATCTTACCTATGGACATGGCTATTTCTTGTACCCTTGGCTGCTTACACCCTATGGCAGGTTCTCTATTTTCTCATCGTAAATGTCCTGCGTCGACAAAGGCTGTTAAGAGACCCCGAAGTCATGACTTCTTACAG GGAACTCTCAAAGAAAGCGCAGAAGGCTAATAACGTATGGTGGCGACTAAGCGGCTTGCTGGGGGAACAGAATCGCCTCTTCATGTATATTCTGCTTCAAATGATATTCACAGTAGCAACCACGGCACTCGCTGTGCCTATATTTCTGTCCTATAGACTACATGTCATCTTCCAAATACTCAAGGTCTCTGCAACGATATGGAATGGAGGAAGCTTTTTACTTGAAGTGATGCCGAGGCAGGTTATCcttaaggagaagaagaaaacagaggTGCAACCTGGAGAAATCCGGCATCATCAGCCGACAGATGCTATCGATTCTACGAAGCAACAAGAGTCGTAA
- the LOC127805773 gene encoding guanine nucleotide-binding protein subunit gamma 3, whose product MAGGSGCSSTVPSTLPPPRPKSPPQYPDLYGKRRETAKVQMLEREISFLEGELKFVDRLQPASQCCKEVADFVVGNADPFIPTSQKTRRSCHFWKWLCGAPCFSFSWICCCLGCTPHLEMPECCNCSFRDCCSCISCAMPKCQCCTCSCSWPRSQCFQNISCIPCCCKCSLPRCPSCPDCCSCRCRCKCKCSCPKCPKVNLRCCCCCCTKNCCYNCCFCY is encoded by the exons ATGGCTGGCGGTTCGGGATGTTCTTCTACGGTGCCGTCGACGTTGCCGCCGCCGCGGCCAAAGTCGCCGCCGCAGTACCCTGATTTGTACGGCAAGCGCCGGGAGACGGCCAAGGTTCAGATGTTGGAGCGAGAGATTAGCTTTCTTGAG GGGGAACTAAAATTCGTGGACAGGCTCCAACCTGCCTCCCAGTGCTGTAAAGA GGTTGCTGACTTTGTGGTGGGAAATGCAGATCCATTCATACCGAC AAGTCAGAAGACTAGAAGGTCTTGTCATTTCTGGAAGTGGCTCTG TGGAGCACCCTGTTTTAGCTTTTCATGGATTTGCTGTTGTCTCGGGTGCACACCACATCTAGAAATGCCGGAATGCTGCAACTGCAGCTTCCGCGACTGCTGTTCATGCATCAGTTGTGCGATGCCGAAATGCCAGTGCTGCACCTGCTCCTGCTCCTGGCCACGCTCACAATGCTTCCAGAATATCTCATGCATCCCATGCTGCTGCAAGTGTTCCTTGCCGCGATGTCCGTCCTGCCCAGATTGCTGCTCTTGCAGGTGTAGGTGTAAGTGCAAGTGCTCTTGTCCCAAGTGCCCAAAGGTAAACCTTCGCTGCTGCTGTTGCTGTTGTACAAAAAACTGTTGCTACAATTGCTGTTTCTGTTACTAg